The following DNA comes from Occultella kanbiaonis.
GCCGCGGCGGCATCGGCCAGCTCGTCAGCGTTCGCCGAGGTCACGGGCGCCAGCCGGATGCGCACCTGCGACTGCCAGAGGATCCCCTCACCGTCGTTGTCGAGTACCGATCCGTAGTGGCCCGTGACGGTGTTCTTCCCGACGTAGTACGAGGTCGGGCCGGACAGATCCATGATGCGGTGCTCGAGCGTCCCGGTCGCCTCGTTCCATGGATGCGGCGTGCCCTCCACCGCGCGGAAGTTGCTCCCCGTCAGATGGTTGCCCTCGATCCATCCCCTACCGCGACTGCGCGGGTTCGGCAGCTGGATCCCGAGGGCCGGCCGCATCGTGTTCCAGATCGAGTTGAATCGGATCCGCGTGTTGTCGTTGGCGCGGTACTCGATGCCCTCATGGGTTCCTGCGAAGTCGCAGTTCTCGACCACGATGTCCGACTCGGCCCAGATCACTGAGCTTCCGCCATCGGCGACCGAGATCTTGACGTCGGAGATCGCATATCCGACCGCTGGGGCGGGCACGGGATCTCGTGGGTCGTCGAGATTGATGTCGTAGCCGAGCAGGGTGAATGGGGTCAGGATCCCGTAGATGTGACGGTGTTGATCGGAATCGGGCCGGATCGCCTCGGAGACGATCGACAGGTGGGCAAGAGCGATCGCGCCCTCGTCGGCGTACACGAGCTTCGACGTCTCGCCGTAGCCGCTCGTCGGTGAGGTTCCCCAGGGCGAAGGCAGTGCCGAGCGCCGGATGACGGTGCGTGGGTAGTCCGGAGTCGGCATCCCGTTGTACTTCAGGGTGGTTTGCTCCCGCCCTTCGCCCAGCAGGAGCGTCTTTCCCGGAACCCACAGGCTCGAGACAGAGAAGGTTCCACTACCCAGACGTACGATCGCGCCGCCTCGTGCTCGTGCGGCGTCCAGTGCAGCTTGAACGGCAGCGGTGTCATCGGTTCGGCCGTCACCGGTCGCACCGTAGTCCCGCGCAGAGATCTCCGAGCGGCCGATCCGATCGAACCACCAGGCCGTGACGCCGGTGAGCTCCTCGATGTAGCGCCGCCGTGCGTCCGACTTGAGCACGGTGAGCGGGCGCTCGGAGTTCATGCGCACCCAGCCGAGGTCTCCACCGGCGCCGTTCGTGACCTCAGCCACGTAGCTCTTCCCGTGCCGGGCACGTGCCGGCAGCACGAAGTCCACGGTGAATTCGTCGGCGGCGGTGATCGAGACCGGGATCCTCACTTGACCGTCGATGGCGACGAGACGCACGGCAAGACCCTGGACGGTTCCCGATGCGGGGTTGAGGAAGTTCCTGCCGAACAGCCGCACACTCTGACCTCTGGCGGCTCGTGTCTCTGATAACCAGAGCGGTTCCGCCCGATTGACGTAGACAGGCCCGGCCGCCTGGACGCCATCGACAGCCCACACGGCGTACGCGTCCCTCGGGGTGCCCACGGGAACGAGCCCGTACGACGACCTCTCCGACGAACTCACATGATCGAGCTGGATCGATGCAGCGTCCCGATCGGCCTCTGTCGCTCCCGTGAGCGACTGAGCCACGAGCCTGGTCGAGGAGAGCTGGTCGCCGTACAGCCCGAGCACCTGCCCGGCCACCGCCTGACGTGAGCCTTTGAAGGCGATCGGGCCGACGCCACCTGACGCTTCGCTGGCACCGACCGCCCCCGCTGCTGATCGGGTGGGGGCGCCGAGTGCCGGTGCAGCCCCTCGCGCTGCCAGAGCGAGCGCAGCTGCCATGCCGCCGCTTGCGATCAGGAGGTGCCTCCTGCTGATCGCAAGCCCGGGGCGATTGCTGAGTTGATCGTTCACGGAGGCTCCTTTGCCGGGGTGGCGCTGGCGCCACCGTGGTGCGCAGAACGTGCGCGGGTATGTGGGAATGCAACAGCGGGCTGCTGCGTCGTCGGACGCTAGAGTGAGCAAACATCCAATGTTTAGGGTTGATTGTCGCGAGCGTTGCGCGATGCTGCGCCAACGCTGGTTGGGCCAAGCCGTAAAGCTAGGATCTCTTGCGATCAGATGGCGGCCAGCGCCGCGGTTGTCATGGCGCCCGGGCGGACAAGTGTCCCCGCCCGCTCCGGGCGGTCACATCGGGTAGGTCGAACATCACTGCGGACTCCTTCGTCGTGCGGGTGGATGGACAACGGCGACACGTGCGCGGTCGGCATCACCGCGGGCGACCGAGGTCATGGGCCGGAAATGCGCTGGGTCAGGCGATCGGTGCGGGTTCGCTCGATCGTGCTCCGCGCTCGAGCGTGCGCAGCGTCTCGACCAGCGCGGCGCTCTCCCGGAGCCGTCGGGCGTACTGCGGGGGCGTCGGTTCGCCGGCTCGCACCATCCGGGCCACCTCCGCCCAGGGGTAGTCGTAGGGCCCACCGGTCCAGGACGATTCCTCGGTGATCCGCGTCGAGCCGGGCCCCACCGCGTCCAGGCGCGCGGTGAGCACCCCCTCGCGGGTGGCGAGCCGGACTCGTCCCCGCTCGAAGACCACATCGAGCTCGTTCGCATACGGGTGTCCGTCGTCCACGCAGAACGAACAGAGCACCGAGCCGAGGACGCCGTCGCCGAACTCGAGCGAGATCAGGGCGGTGTCGCTGGTGGGCCGCCGGGTGCGCACCCGCGACTGGACCGCGGTTGCCCGCACGGGTGGGCCCGCCAGATCCACCATGTCGCTGAGCAGGTAGATGCCGAGCCGGGTCACCGGTGCCACCGGGCACAGGTCGGGATCGTCGTACCAGGTGCCGTCGGGCACCTCGTCGTAGGACGCCCAGCAGCGGCCCTCGAGGGCGATGAGGCGCCCGAGGTCGTGCCGCTGCCGCCAGGTCCAGACCTGGTCGAGGTCGGCGCCCGGCAGCAACCGCGGTGAGTTCGCCACGAGCACCGTCCCCGCCCGACGGACCGCATCGAGGCTGAGGTCGGCGGCCGCACCGTCGTGCGCGAACGGTTTCGTTGTCACGACATGCTTGCCAGCGGCCGCGGCCCGGCCGATCAGCGCCGGTCGTACGTCGGGCGAGACGAACAGCCCGACTGCCTCGACCGCCGGGTCGCCGAACACCTCGGAGACGTCCCGGTACCGGCGCAGCCCGTACTGGTGGCCGACCTCGCTCGCCTTGGCTTCGTCGAGGTCGCAGACGCCGACGACGGCGATCGTGCTGTTCGCCTGCAACTCGCCCACGATCTGCTCACCGAAGTTCAGACCGATGATCACCATCCGTACCGGCGTCATGGGGCGCTCTCACGATGCCCGACAGCGGGTGCTCGCCCGGGTAGGCCGGCCCGGCTTTCCGCGTGGTTGCGGCGGGCCGCGCCCGGCCGGTCGCCGTCAGCCATTCTGGGCGGCCAGCTCCTCGGCCGCCGCCTGCAGGTCGGCGCCACCGTTGGCGTTCCACTCGTCGACGAAGTCGTCGAATTGCGAGATCGGCCGGCTTCCGTTGATGAACTCCGTGTAGCTGGTGATCTTGAGGTTCTTCAGGTTCGCCCAGCTGGTGCCGGCGCCCGGGACCGCGGAGGCCTTGCCGAAATAATCGACGATCGTGTCGGAGCCGTACTCGTCCTGCAGGTCGCGCAGGGCCGGGTCGGGGACGGCGGCGATGTCCGAGAGCCGGCTCGGCACGATCCCCACGTAGGGGTAGGGGCCGAGCCCGTCCTCCTCCCTGCGGGCCCCATCGACGAAGTCGCCGAGGTAGGTGACCCCACCCTCAAGGCCGGCCGCTGCATCGGTGAGCTCATAGTGCGTGCCCTCCTCGCCGAAGACCAGTTCGGTGGCGAGATCCTCGTCGGCGTAGATCCGCTCCAGCACGCCCAGGATCAGCGCGAGCCGCTCCGGGTCCTCGGACGTCGCGACGTTGAAGGTCAGGCTGTTGCCGGCGGTGCCCCACGCCCAGGCGCCACGTCCGCCAGGGCCCTCGAGCGGACGCGTGAAGCCCATCTCCGCGTTCGGGTTGGTGGAGCGGGCCAGGTTGATGCCGCTGGTCGGGTTGTCGGTGTTGAGCATGTTGAACGCGGTGTAGTCGTGGAACGCGACGCTGCCCTCGACCACGCGCTGCCACTGGGCACCGGACTCGGTGGTGGCGAACTCCGGGTCGATGTAGCCGGCCTGGTACCAGTCGGCGAGCAGGGCCAACGCCTCGCGGGCGCCCTCGGTGACCGCCCCGTTGACCAGGTTGCCGTCGATCTCCTGCCACGCCGTCGGCATCGCACCGTGGGCACCGAAGATGGTGTGGAATGCGGCGAAGTCGCTCGCCCCGGACGTGGACATGCCGACGATCCCGGCCTCCTTCAGCGCCGCGAACGCCGCCTCGGCGTCCGCCAACGTCGACGGTGTCCCGTCGATCCCGACCGAGGCGAGCAGGTCGGTGCGCCAGATGCTCGCAGAGGACCAGCGGCCGTTGTAGTACGTCGGCAGACCGTAGTTGCGGCCGTCGACGTTCTGGTAGAACCAGCCCTGCGGCCATTCCGCGTCGATCGCCGCGGACAGGGTCGGAGCGTGTTCGGTGATGGTCTCCCGGGGCACTTCGCCGAGCACGCCCTGCGCAGCGAACCGCTGCACCTGGTCGGGGTCGAGGACGAAGATCGAGTCGGGGATGTCTCCGCCGGCCAGCAGTGCCTGCAACCGGGTCAGGTAGTCGCCCTGGCTGACCGAGATCGTGCGCAGGGTGACCTCGAACTCCTCCTCCACGCGTCGGATCCCGAAGGGGTCGTCGCCGAGGACGAGCGGGCGGCCGGCCCAGAACAGCTCGGTGGGTCCGGAGGAACCGCTGGAGCCGCTCTGTGGCGTGTCGTTCGAGCAGGCCGCGAGCGCGGCCATGCCGACGGCGCCGGTCGTGGCGAGGAAGCCGCGGCGGGTGAGTCGGGGGTAGCTGGACATGAGCATCTCCGTTGATGGGTTGGGGTGGGAGGTGGTGGTCGGTCAGCCCTTGACGGAACCGAGAAGGATCCCGCGGGCGAAGTACTTCTGGAGGAATGGATAGAGGCAGATGATCGGGATCGTCGCGACCATGAGGGCGGCCGCGGAGAGGGTCTGGACGTTCGCGAAGGCCTGCTGGGTGGTGTCGAGCGAGCCCTCGACCAGTGGGGTCGACCGGGAGAGCACGGCGTTGCGGACGAACATCTGCAGCACCTGCTTGTCCGGGTCGGTGATGTACAGGAGGGCGTCGAACCAGGCGTTCCAGTTCGCCAGCGCCACCCACAGCGCCACCACGGCCAGGACCGGCTTCGACAACGGCAGCACGATCCGGAACATGATCTGGAGTTCGGAGGCCCCGTCGATCCGGCCGGAGTCCGTCAGCTCCCGCGGGATCGCCTGGAAGAAGTTGCGCATGATGATCACGTTGAACGCGGTCACCGACCCCGGGAGTGCGAGCGCCCAGACCGTGTCGAGCAGGCCGAGGCTGCGCACGAGCAGGTACATCGCGAGGAAGCCACCGGAGACGAGCAACGAGAACACGAGCACGAAGTTGAGCAACCGGCGGTGCGGGAACTCCGGTTGCGCGAGCGGATAGGCGACCGACGCCGTCAGCAGCACGGCCAGCACGGTCGCCAGCACAGTCCGGATGATCGTGTTCCGGTAGGCGGTGAAGATCCCCGAGTCCGAGAGGACCGTCCGGTAGGACTCGAATGTGATCTCGGTGGGGAACAGGTGCCAGCCGGTCTGCATCGCCTGCGCCGGCGTGCTCAGCGAGATCGTGAACTGGTACAGGAACGGGTAGACGGTGGCGAGGGCGAGCAGCACCAGGACGACGGCGATGATCACGTCCGCGACCCGGTCCCCCGCGGTGCGGCGGATCCTGGTTCCGTTCGTCCGGCGGCCCTGGTGCGGCTGCGTCGCCGGGCGCTGAGGGGCGACGGCGACGGCCGCCGGTTGGTGGTCGATCATCAGAACAGGCTCCGCTCGGGGTCGATTCGTCGGGTCACCCAGTTGCCGAGCAGCACGAGGGTCAGCCCGACCACCGCCTGGAACACCGACGCGGCCATCGACAGGGAGAAGTCGAAGGACAGCAACTGGCGCAGCACGTAGGTGTCGATGATGTCCGCGACCTGCTGGGTGGACGGGGTGGTGAGGTTGTAGACCTGATCGAACCCGACGGCCAGGAAGCTCGAGAGCGAGAGCAGGAACATGATCGCCACAGTGGGGGCGATCCCGGGCAGGGTGACGTGCCGGATCTGCTGCCACCGGTTCGCCCCGTCCATCCGGGCGGCCTCGTGCAGCGTCGGGTCGATACCGGCCAGGGCCGCGATGTAGATGATCGCGCCCCAGCCAACGGTCGCCCAGATCTTCGAGACCACGTAGATCACGTAGAACCACTGGGACTGCAGCAGCCATGGCTGTCCGTCGATCCCGAACAGCCCCAGGAACGCGTTGACCGGGCCGGCCGAGCCGAGGAACTGGAACAGGATGCTCGCCAGGACCACCCACGAGATGAAGTGCGGCAGATAGGACAGGGTCTGCACGAGCCGCTTGAACGGGTTCCAGCGCAGCTCGTTCAGCAGCAGCGCCAGCACGATCGGCGCCGGGAACACGATGATCAGATCCAGCCCGGCCAGGACGAGGGTGTTGCGGATCGCCTGCCCGAAGTCGGCTCCGGCGAACAGGCGGCGGAAGTTGTCCAGCCCGGCCCAGTCGCTGCCCCAGATGCCCTCGATCACCGAGAAGTTCTTGAACGCGATGATGATCCCCGGCAACGGGCCGTAGGCGAACACCATGAAGATGATGAAGCCGGGCAGGAAGATCAGGATCAGCGGCAGGTAGCGCCGGTAGGGGCTCCTGCGACGCCGCTGGGCGGCCGCACCGGTGAGGGTACTCATCGAGCCGGCGCGACCTCTCCGCTGGCGCGGCGCAACGCCGTCCGCCCGCTGCAACCGAGCACTGCCATAGGAGGACTCCCTTGTCATCAGGCCCGCCGGATCGACATTCAGTCACCTCTGACCGGGTCTGAGCACGGCCTCCAGCGGGCAACCTGTGAGCAAGAGTGTTGGACAAAACATCGGATGTCAAGGGTCTTGTGTTGCCCGATCCGTCGAGTTCATGTCAGGATCGCGTCGAAAGATCGGGTCTTTACGAGACGAGGAGGTCAGCGGTGTCCCAAGTCCTGCCACCGGTCGAGGTGCGCCTCCAGGGCACTCCCGGCCGCGGGTTCGTGCTGGTGCTCCCGGGCGGCGGCTACACGTCGCTGTCGCCCGCGGAGGCCGAGCCGGTGTGTGCGTGGCTGACCGCGGCCGGGATCCCGAACGGGCTGCTGCGCTACTCCGTGGACCCGGCGCGCCACCCCGAGCCCTTGGTCCAGGTGCTCGATGCGGTGCACCGGCTCCGGGAGCAGGTCGACGGGCCGATCGCAGTCATGGGCTTCTCGGCCGGTGGCCACCTGGCCGGCCTCGCCGCCACCGCCACCGCCTCCGAACGGCAGCTGCGGGAGTCCTGGGGACCCGGCGGGGTGACCCGGCCCGACCTTGCCGTCCTCGCCTACCCGGTGACCGCCTTCCACCGCCGACCGATGCGGTCGATGGCCGCGTCGCTGCTGGGATCGGACCCGGCGCCCGAGGACCTGGCCGCCATGAGCCTGGAGTCCCGTGTCGACGCCACGACTCCCCCGTTCTTCATCTGGCACACCAGTACGGATCCGAGCGTGCCCGCCGATGACTCGGTCCAGCTCGCGCAGGCCCTCCTGGCCGGCTCTCGCCCGGTGGCGTTGCACCTGTTCGCGTCCGGTGGCCACGCCCTCGGGGTGGCCGATGGTGTCGAAGCCAGCGCGTGGAAGTCCCTGTGCCTACGCTGGCTGGAGCACCATGGTCTCTAGCCGGCCCGCGCCCGTCCGCGCGCTCGTCGCCCCACCCGATCCGGTTCGCCGCCGAACCGGTCGTCAACAAGAACGGAAGACCATGTCCCTCACTGATGAGGCGATCGCCAAGATCAAAGCCATGATCGTCGACGGCGAACTCAAGCCGGGCGACCGGCTTCCGCCGGAGAAGGAACTCAGCGACCGCCTCGGGCTGTCCCGCAACTCGCTGCGGGAAGCCGTCAAGGCCCTGGAACTGGTCAAGGTGCTCGACGCCCGGCGCGGCGACGGCACGTACGTCACGTCGCTGCGGTCGGACCTGCTGATGCAGGCGATGTCGTTCGCGGTCGATCTGACCCAGCACGACTCGATCCTCGAGGTCCTGGAGGTCCGGCGCGTCCTGGACCCCACGGCGGCCGCGATGGCGGCGGGCCGTGCCTCCGAGGAGCACCTGCAGCAGATGCGGCGCGTCGTGGATGCCATGGATGCCGGCGGCCCCGTCGAGGACCTGGTCACCGCGGACATCGAACTCCACCGGATCATCGCCGACGCCGGGCAGAACTCCTACCTGGCCAGCCTGGTCACCGCCGTCTCCGGCCTGACGTTCCGCGCCCGGGTCTGGTACGGCACCTCTGCTGGTGGCACCACCGAACAGACCGTCCGGGAACTGCGAGCCGTCGTCAACGCCATCGCCGCCCGCGACACCCAGTTGGCCCGGGCGGCGTCACTGATGCATGTGACCACGGTGGAGACCTGGCTGAAGGACGCGATCGGGCACGGCGACACCCCACGCCTGGCGAGCGTGGAATGGTGACAGTACCGACGCCGTCGGGCATTCGTCCGCTCCCCACGCTGACGTGCACCGATCCGACGGTCGACCGGCTCTACGCGGCCGCCCTGCGCAATGTGTTCGAGCTCAACACGGTGAGCGATGCCGGCGGCGGCCGGTTCGTCCGGGCCGGCGGTGACTACCCCACGCCGTGGACCCGCGACGCGGCCATCAACTCCTGGAGCGCGGTGTCGCTGCTCGCGCCGGACCTGGCCGAGTCGACCCTGCGGGCGGTCACCGAGTCGACCGACCACGGCCCGATCGTGGCCCAGGACGATCAGTGGTGGGACCAGGCGATCTGGATCCTCGGCGCGCACCGGCACGTCGAGCTCAGCCAGGATGCCGAGTTCGCCCGGTGGGCCCACGAGGTCGGCCGGCACACCCTCGACGCTCTGGAGGCCCGCTTCGACCCCCGCTGGAACCTGTACCGCGGGCCGGCCGTGATGCAGGACGGCGTCTCGGGGTACCCGTTGCCGACCGGTGCCGCCGAGGTGACGTCGTTCGTCCTCGATCACCCCTGGTCGGAGGAGATCATGTGCCCGTCGACGAACGTCGTCTACGCGGCGGCGCACGAACGGCTCGCCGACCTCGCCGATCTTGCCGGCGCCCCGGCCGTGGCTCGGCTCAGGTCCCGGGCCGCCGCGGTGTGGGAGGCGATCGAGGCCACACTCTGGCTGGGCGACCACTACGGCTATCTCGTCCACGCGGACGGCACCGTGGCCGACTACCAGGAACTCCTCGGCCTGGCCCTGCTCCTCGAGCACGCCCCGATCGACGAGAATCGGGTCCGCGCCGTCGTCGCCTCGGTGCGCCGGGAGCCCTTCGGTGTCCCGCTGGTCACTCCCCACTTCCCGAGGTATTCGAGCGAGCGGCCCGGCCGGCACAACGTGATGCTCTGGCCGATGGCGACGGGCCAGTGGGGTGTGGCCGCCGCCCGCCGCGGGCAGGCGGCGGCGTTCGCCGACTCCTGGCGCGACCTGTGCCGGCTGATCGATCCGGACGCCGGGTTCTTCGAGGTGTACCGCCCCAGCGACGGCACGGTCGACGGCGGCTGGCAGGTCGGGCGCACCTGGGACTCCGTGCCGGATCAGACCTGGAGTGCGACGGCGTTCCTGCGGATGGTCCATGAGGGCCTGTTCGGGATCAGGCTCGCTGACGGTGAGCTGCGGCTGGCCCCGACGGTTCCCGAGGGCCTGGGCACGTGCGAACTCCGCGGGCTGAGCGTGGGCGCGGCGCGAGTGACCATCCGCGTGACCGGCGTGGGCAACCGGGTCGCCGCCGTCGACATGGACGGGCGTACCCTCGACGCCGGCGAGCCGATCCGGGTCGCGGACCTGCGCGGCGAGCCGACGCTGCACGTGCGGATGCGGGACTGAGCGGATGCTGACCGCGACCCGGCGGGCCAATGGCGACGTGCTGATCAGCCTGTCCGACGACCTCGGGCATCCCGCCTACGCCTGGCCGCGATCGGCCGTGCACGTGCCCCTGGCTGACGGCGCGCCGGTCGCCGACCACCTCCTGGTCCTCGACGGTGACGGACGCGTCGTCGGCCGGATCCCGTGCCAGCGGCATGAACACGACCTGTGGTTCCTGGCCGAGCTGCCCAGCGGCAGCCGGCAGACCTGGCTGCTGACCGGACGGGAGGTCGGCGCACCCGCCGCGCCGGGGCCGGCACCAGCCCGCGTGGACCTCGCCCAGCGCCGGATCGTCCTGTCGAACGAGCACCTGCGGGTGGAGGTCGGCGCTGACCCGGCCGCCCGGCACTTCCGGCTGACCGACGCCGGCGGCGCCGAGCAGGCTGTCGCCGACGTCACCGGGGATGCCGTGGTGAGCAGGTCCGCGGCGATCACCGCCGACGGTCCGGTGTTCGTCGAGGCGCGCCAGCAGACCCTGCTCGCGTCCGGGGCGCGACTCGACGTCAGGTTCCGGCTGGTCGCGGGCGAGGACAGCGTGCGGGTGCACGAACGGCTTGAAGCGGCCGACGGCGTCGCCCAGGTCCGCATCACGGCCCGCCAGGGCTTGACGCACCGGGTCGCGCCGAACCGGCCCACGACCGACCCCGATTGGCGCGCCGCGGCCCTTCGCCACGCCGGGCCGCTCGACCCGGCCGTCCACTCGACCACCGACGAGTGGGAACCGATCGGCGCGACGCTGCGCCCCGACGGCGAGCTGCCGTTCCAACTTCGGCCGTTCCACGCGTGGAGCACCTGGTGGCGGCTGCCGTGGGCGGGCTTCTGGAGCGAGGACTCCGAGGCGCCGGCGCTCGGCGTCTACCTCGATGACATCCGACGCTGGCGCGACGGCAGCTACGCAGTCTGGGGCTCGAGCGAACGGCTGGCCGTCCGATTCCACGTCGAGGACGACCGGCTCGTGATCGGGCTGCCGGTGCGCACCGGCGAGCGTCAGCTGAGTTTCGCGGTCCTGACCACGGACCTCGGCGACGGCGCCGCGGACCGGGGCTCCGCCGTCGCCCTGGCTCTTGCCGACCGGCTGCGCTGGCGGTCCTGGCTGCCCCTGGACACCGTCTCGAGGTGGGTGCTGAACCACCGCGAACCACGCGAGACCTACTCACGGGTGTTCCACGCCGCCGACCACGACGTGCCCGGCGACCGCGTCGCGATGCTGCGGGACCGGCTGTTGCGGCAGCAGCGGACCCTGGTCGAGACGCCGGTCGGCGGCCCCCGCTCGTCGCCGGGACCGTCTCCGGTCGAGGCCCGCGCCATTCTCGGCCTGGTGGCGCCGTTGTTCGATCAGCTCGCGCCGGACCTCGACGAGGACACGTTCGCCCTCGCGAGCGCGTCGCTGCAGTTCCTCGGCTACCTGTGCCTGGACGAGATGCTCATGCCCACCCGCACCATGCTCGCCGGCCACCCGAACTTCCTCGCCGACATCCTCAGCCAGGTCGCGCTCGTGCCGGTGCTGTTCCCGACGCATCCGGACGCCCGGGCAATGGCCGAGCACGTCGAGCAGGTGATCGCCCTGAACCTGCGGCTGCACACCCGCCCGGCGGTGCCGGTGCGCGGCACCGACGCGGGCCGCTGGACCGAGAACCTCGGCACCTACGCGATGGCGCACCTGGCCGTCACGGTGACCCAGTCCGCGCTGCTGCGGCGCCACTTCGACGGCCGAAACCGGCTCGCGCCGGCCGAGCTCCGCCAGCTCGCAGACTGGCTGATCAACACCCTGTCGGTGCCGCTGGACCGGTACGAGGGCCGCCGGGTGCACCCGCCGCAGGGGGCGCACTCCTACGCCGGGCCGATGCCGCGGTTCATCCGGGTCCTCGCCGAAGAACTCGAACGGATCGACCCGGTGCTCGCCGAGAACCTCTGGTGGTGCACCCCGGCGACCGAGGACGAGTGGGAGAGCGCGGACCCGGGCACGTTCGACCACGCCGCGCTGCTGCGCCGCGGCAGCCTCGACCGGCCCGGGCAGGCCCCGGACCTGCGGTCCCGCGCGTTCACAGGCTACGGCGTGGTCCTGCGCGCGGCCGCCCACACGCCGGACGAGATGGTGGTGATCCTGCAGCAGATCGACGAGGGCCCAAACTACCGGTGGGGGCGCGCCGCCCGGGGTGGGAACGGGGTGCTCTACTACGCCGCCGCCGGCGAGCGCTGGTCCCACATCGGCTCCGAGCACGTCGGCGACGGCTACTACGGCGACGTCGAGGCGTGCTCGAACTTCGGCGTCAAGGCACCGGGCGGCTACCGCGACCTCGGCGAGTACCGCTCGATCGGGCGCGGCGACCTGGTCAACCCGCTCGTCGCGCTGTCCGTGGCCCAGTTCGCCCAGGCGGACGCCGCCCCGGACATCGCCCCCCGCTACCGCTCGCGCAGCGTGGTCATGGTCGGGCACGACTACCTCGTGGTGCTCGACGACGTCCCCGACCCGAGTACCCCGGGCCGGTTCTCCTGGTTCGCCGACGCCGACGGCCCGTTCCCGCACATCGACCAACTCCGCCCGGGCGTGGGCTGGACCGACGTGGTCCCCGACCCGCCCACGCACGAGCAACGCGGCCGCTACCCGCGCACCCGCGGTCGCTACTACGACGGCGCCGGCACGTTCCTGACCCTGGTCTCCCGCCGGCCGGACCTGACCAGCATCGCCACCCCGTGGGGCGCAAGCGTGCAACGCCCCGACGGCACCGATGACGTGGTCCGCTCCCCCGACCCTGTGCAGCACACCGCCGCCGGGGTGAGCGTCACCGCGGAGGCGGCCGTGATCCGCACCTACTCCGATCGCGTCGAGGCAGCCCTGCTGCGCGGCAACCGCCTAAGCACCGAGGCGCTCGACGTGCACATCGAGGGCCCGGCCGGCCTGGACCTTGTGCAGTCGCCGGGCCAAGCGCCGCACGGCACCATCGCGGTCACCGGAGATGCCGCCACGCTCACCTTCCGATTCCCGTCCGGGTCCGGGCGGCTCCACGTCGACGGCGTCCCGCAGCCCAGTTCGACCACTGCCGACGCTGAGGTGACGGTGCTCGTCCTCCCCCGTGGCCAGTTCCTGTGGGAACGCACCCGGACCGACGCGACCCCGCCCGCACCCCGAATCACCCGGGTGGTGCGCCGACGCACCGGTGCCGACGTCCACGTGGAACCGGTCCCGGCCGCCACCGACTACCTCCTCGTCGACGCAGCGGACCCCACCCGCGTCCTCGCCACGTCGGCCACCCCCACCGTCCACCTCCCCCGCACCGGCCATGTCCAAGCGATCGGCTGCCGGGCCCGCAACGGCGACGCCCTCAGCAACCCTTCACCCGCCCACCCGCTGCCACCCGGCGACGGCGTACTCCCACC
Coding sequences within:
- a CDS encoding glycosyl hydrolase family 28-related protein, translating into MNDQLSNRPGLAISRRHLLIASGGMAAALALAARGAAPALGAPTRSAAGAVGASEASGGVGPIAFKGSRQAVAGQVLGLYGDQLSSTRLVAQSLTGATEADRDAASIQLDHVSSSERSSYGLVPVGTPRDAYAVWAVDGVQAAGPVYVNRAEPLWLSETRAARGQSVRLFGRNFLNPASGTVQGLAVRLVAIDGQVRIPVSITAADEFTVDFVLPARARHGKSYVAEVTNGAGGDLGWVRMNSERPLTVLKSDARRRYIEELTGVTAWWFDRIGRSEISARDYGATGDGRTDDTAAVQAALDAARARGGAIVRLGSGTFSVSSLWVPGKTLLLGEGREQTTLKYNGMPTPDYPRTVIRRSALPSPWGTSPTSGYGETSKLVYADEGAIALAHLSIVSEAIRPDSDQHRHIYGILTPFTLLGYDINLDDPRDPVPAPAVGYAISDVKISVADGGSSVIWAESDIVVENCDFAGTHEGIEYRANDNTRIRFNSIWNTMRPALGIQLPNPRSRGRGWIEGNHLTGSNFRAVEGTPHPWNEATGTLEHRIMDLSGPTSYYVGKNTVTGHYGSVLDNDGEGILWQSQVRIRLAPVTSANADELADAAAAFTESELVDAWVAIVDGKGTGQLRRITANSTTSFTVDRPWDVIPDSTSQYTIDLAVNVDNLVVGNTVTAGTNKGGIVLYTKHYDSTVAGNTLAGTGGIWLGATLGDTAANRADFAYFSDVRDNTSTGASNADNNKFCNVIGPASDGGCRLGYSTNSVLAITYFGAEVRRNTLTGIGTSLPPAQLNSWSRGSGIMVASATSPVVDRPIAQAVLVEGNTVTNTLAGVHLASAAYDTVLHGNTLEGNGIAIDDAGSVNTTQLP
- a CDS encoding Gfo/Idh/MocA family protein, producing the protein MVIIGLNFGEQIVGELQANSTIAVVGVCDLDEAKASEVGHQYGLRRYRDVSEVFGDPAVEAVGLFVSPDVRPALIGRAAAAGKHVVTTKPFAHDGAAADLSLDAVRRAGTVLVANSPRLLPGADLDQVWTWRQRHDLGRLIALEGRCWASYDEVPDGTWYDDPDLCPVAPVTRLGIYLLSDMVDLAGPPVRATAVQSRVRTRRPTSDTALISLEFGDGVLGSVLCSFCVDDGHPYANELDVVFERGRVRLATREGVLTARLDAVGPGSTRITEESSWTGGPYDYPWAEVARMVRAGEPTPPQYARRLRESAALVETLRTLERGARSSEPAPIA
- a CDS encoding extracellular solute-binding protein; translation: MSSYPRLTRRGFLATTGAVGMAALAACSNDTPQSGSSGSSGPTELFWAGRPLVLGDDPFGIRRVEEEFEVTLRTISVSQGDYLTRLQALLAGGDIPDSIFVLDPDQVQRFAAQGVLGEVPRETITEHAPTLSAAIDAEWPQGWFYQNVDGRNYGLPTYYNGRWSSASIWRTDLLASVGIDGTPSTLADAEAAFAALKEAGIVGMSTSGASDFAAFHTIFGAHGAMPTAWQEIDGNLVNGAVTEGAREALALLADWYQAGYIDPEFATTESGAQWQRVVEGSVAFHDYTAFNMLNTDNPTSGINLARSTNPNAEMGFTRPLEGPGGRGAWAWGTAGNSLTFNVATSEDPERLALILGVLERIYADEDLATELVFGEEGTHYELTDAAAGLEGGVTYLGDFVDGARREEDGLGPYPYVGIVPSRLSDIAAVPDPALRDLQDEYGSDTIVDYFGKASAVPGAGTSWANLKNLKITSYTEFINGSRPISQFDDFVDEWNANGGADLQAAAEELAAQNG
- a CDS encoding carbohydrate ABC transporter permease; this translates as MIDHQPAAVAVAPQRPATQPHQGRRTNGTRIRRTAGDRVADVIIAVVLVLLALATVYPFLYQFTISLSTPAQAMQTGWHLFPTEITFESYRTVLSDSGIFTAYRNTIIRTVLATVLAVLLTASVAYPLAQPEFPHRRLLNFVLVFSLLVSGGFLAMYLLVRSLGLLDTVWALALPGSVTAFNVIIMRNFFQAIPRELTDSGRIDGASELQIMFRIVLPLSKPVLAVVALWVALANWNAWFDALLYITDPDKQVLQMFVRNAVLSRSTPLVEGSLDTTQQAFANVQTLSAAALMVATIPIICLYPFLQKYFARGILLGSVKG
- a CDS encoding ABC transporter permease is translated as MSTLTGAAAQRRRRSPYRRYLPLILIFLPGFIIFMVFAYGPLPGIIIAFKNFSVIEGIWGSDWAGLDNFRRLFAGADFGQAIRNTLVLAGLDLIIVFPAPIVLALLLNELRWNPFKRLVQTLSYLPHFISWVVLASILFQFLGSAGPVNAFLGLFGIDGQPWLLQSQWFYVIYVVSKIWATVGWGAIIYIAALAGIDPTLHEAARMDGANRWQQIRHVTLPGIAPTVAIMFLLSLSSFLAVGFDQVYNLTTPSTQQVADIIDTYVLRQLLSFDFSLSMAASVFQAVVGLTLVLLGNWVTRRIDPERSLF